GGAGATATTGCGCAACTCCGTTCCCATTTGGGGAGTCGTACGGCTGCCGAAGGTCCCCATATCGAAAGGACATAGTTCTGTATCCGCCATAACCATCGTGATTGTGTTCACTGGGACATGAAGTTCTTCCGCCACCTGCTGGGCCAGGGAAGTGCGGATGTTTTGTCCCATTTCGGTCTTACCCGTGAAGATGGTAACACTGTTCTGAGAATTAATGTGAATCCAGGAAGCGATGTCGTGGGTAGTGCGGTCGGCTCCGTTGCCAGAAGCGCGAGCGCCGGACTCTTGGCCGCGCGAATCAACGGCACAGACCAACAGTCCGGCGCCCACCAGTCTTAGCAGTTCGCGGCGGTTCA
Above is a window of Acidobacteriota bacterium DNA encoding:
- a CDS encoding isoquinoline 1-oxidoreductase — encoded protein: MSFDSELLQQSPESVQRSFLLNRRELLRLVGAGLLVCAVDSRGQESGARASGNGADRTTHDIASWIHINSQNSVTIFTGKTEMGQNIRTSLAQQVAEELHVPVNTITMVMADTELCPFDMGTFGSRTTPQMGTELRNIS